One window of the Mycobacterium xenopi genome contains the following:
- a CDS encoding dihydrodipicolinate reductase produces MEPRKTKAFKAIQWATGGVGKAAIEAVLNHPDLALAGCWVHSADKHGRDVGEILGREPLGVTATSNKDDVLAVDADCVVYAPLVPNDEEVKAILRSGRNVVTPVGWVYPDRTDPRVQAIEQACFDGGVTLHGSGIHPGGITEKFPLMISALSTAITHVRAEEFSDIRTYNAPDVVRHIMGFGATPEEAARSPMASLLEGGFKSSVWMVADYLGFRDPTFSSTEEVAVATAPIDAGFLTIEPGRVAARRFRWQALVDGQPVITAAVNWLMGEEHLDPNWSFGDRGERFEIQITGDPDIELIVKGLQPESIAEGLRRNPGVVATANHCVHAIPHVCGADPGIKTYLDLPMIAGRPAPKLAGAVR; encoded by the coding sequence ATGGAACCACGAAAAACTAAGGCCTTCAAGGCAATTCAATGGGCGACCGGTGGTGTGGGCAAGGCGGCGATCGAGGCCGTGCTCAATCACCCTGACCTCGCATTGGCCGGCTGCTGGGTCCACAGCGCCGACAAGCACGGCCGCGACGTCGGTGAGATCCTCGGTCGCGAGCCATTGGGCGTCACGGCCACCTCGAACAAGGATGACGTCCTGGCCGTTGACGCAGACTGCGTCGTGTACGCGCCGCTGGTTCCCAACGACGAGGAGGTCAAAGCCATCCTACGGTCGGGGAGAAACGTCGTCACACCGGTGGGCTGGGTGTACCCGGATCGAACCGATCCGCGCGTGCAGGCCATTGAGCAAGCCTGCTTCGACGGCGGCGTCACGTTGCATGGCTCAGGTATTCATCCCGGCGGGATCACCGAGAAGTTCCCGCTGATGATCTCGGCGTTATCGACGGCGATCACACACGTGCGGGCCGAGGAGTTCTCCGACATCCGCACCTACAACGCACCCGATGTGGTGCGCCACATCATGGGCTTCGGCGCCACACCGGAGGAGGCCGCCCGCAGCCCAATGGCCAGCTTGCTGGAAGGCGGTTTCAAGTCGTCGGTGTGGATGGTGGCCGACTATCTGGGATTCAGGGATCCGACGTTCTCGTCGACCGAGGAAGTCGCGGTGGCTACCGCGCCCATTGACGCGGGCTTCCTTACGATCGAGCCCGGCAGGGTAGCCGCGCGTCGCTTCCGCTGGCAGGCACTCGTCGACGGGCAGCCGGTGATCACCGCCGCGGTCAACTGGCTGATGGGTGAGGAGCACCTGGACCCGAATTGGAGCTTCGGGGACCGCGGTGAGCGCTTCGAGATTCAGATCACCGGCGACCCCGATATCGAACTGATTGTCAAAGGCTTGCAACCGGAGTCGATCGCCGAGGGCCTGCGGCGAAACCCGGGCGTGGTGGCTACCGCCAATCACTGCGTGCACGCGATCCCGCATGTGTGTGGCGCCGACCCGGGCATCAAGACCTACCTCGATCTGCCGATGATCGCCGGACGGCCCGCGCCCAAACTTGCCGGGGCGGTGCGGTGA
- a CDS encoding enoyl-CoA hydratase/isomerase family protein encodes MVDLEFDRGLAVLTINRPHARNAIALDTMAQLEKALDAAEGANALVITGAGDRAFVSGGDLKELNAIRTEDDAAAMARRMRTICDRLARFPAPVIAALNGHALGGGAEVAVAADIRVAADDIKIGFNQVALEIMPAWGGAERLAALVGRSRALLLAGTGRVLEAAEAERIGLVDVVLPRTSFGEGWRSLARSLANRPAAEVKRVISGVSVDEAIASFARLWVADAHWQAAERVMNRNASQR; translated from the coding sequence ATGGTGGACCTGGAGTTCGACCGGGGGCTTGCCGTGCTCACGATCAATCGCCCGCACGCCCGCAATGCGATCGCGTTGGACACCATGGCGCAGCTGGAGAAGGCGCTCGACGCCGCCGAGGGAGCCAACGCGCTGGTCATCACCGGAGCCGGCGACCGGGCATTCGTCTCGGGCGGTGACCTCAAAGAACTCAACGCCATCAGGACCGAGGACGACGCAGCCGCCATGGCGAGGCGAATGCGCACGATCTGCGACCGGCTGGCGCGCTTTCCCGCCCCGGTGATCGCCGCGCTGAACGGTCATGCCCTCGGCGGCGGAGCCGAGGTCGCAGTGGCCGCCGATATCCGGGTGGCCGCCGACGACATCAAGATCGGTTTCAACCAGGTGGCGCTGGAGATCATGCCGGCCTGGGGCGGCGCCGAGCGGTTGGCGGCATTGGTCGGAAGGAGCCGGGCGCTGCTGCTGGCAGGCACCGGCAGGGTGCTCGAGGCCGCCGAGGCCGAGCGCATCGGGTTGGTGGATGTGGTGTTGCCGCGCACCTCGTTCGGCGAGGGCTGGCGCTCGCTGGCCAGGTCGCTGGCCAACCGGCCGGCAGCCGAAGTAAAGCGGGTAATCAGCGGAGTTTCGGTTGATGAAGCGATAGCATCCTTTGCGCGCCTGTGGGTCGCGGATGCGCACTGGCAGGCGGCCGAGCGGGTGATGAACCGCAACGCCAGTCAGCGGTGA
- a CDS encoding AMP-binding protein — protein sequence MRTVPAELVERYQREGWWTPHTLGDVLARGLGRAAHTEFRVHSAVRPWTGKFRDVEAVARRLAGGLRARGVGPGDVVAFQLPNWMEAAAVFWAAAFLGAVVVPIVHFYGRKELSHILSTARPCVFVTAEQFGPMCYQPDLAEAVPIVGVVGRDFDELLAPEPMAGTVAADPAAPAVIAFTSGTTSAPKGVIHTHQTLGCETRQLFEGYPPNRGRQLTAAPVGHFIGMLSAFLVPVLEGAAINLCDAWEPNRVLALMKSDGLAIGGGPPYFFTSVLDHPDFTEEHLRSMRTAGLGGAAIPAAVARRLADNGIHVFRSYGSTEHPSVTLTPHDAPAEKRLFTDGLPRPGVEIRLAEDGEIISRGPDLCLGYTDETLTGRAFDAEGWYRTGDVGVLDDDGYLTVTDRKADIIIRGGENISALEVEEVLLAMPAVAEAAVVAAPDARLGEHAAAVLRIRPGYAMPTLAEIREHFDRMGVARQKWPEELHQVDDYPRTASGKVQKQLVREGIAVCSNREYHSPK from the coding sequence ATGCGCACTGTGCCTGCCGAACTGGTCGAGCGATACCAGCGGGAGGGGTGGTGGACGCCGCATACTCTCGGCGATGTGCTGGCGCGCGGGCTAGGACGCGCTGCGCACACCGAGTTTCGGGTGCACTCTGCGGTGCGGCCGTGGACCGGCAAATTCCGCGACGTCGAGGCGGTGGCGCGCAGGCTCGCCGGCGGTTTGCGCGCCCGTGGTGTCGGCCCGGGTGATGTGGTCGCCTTCCAACTGCCGAACTGGATGGAGGCCGCCGCGGTGTTCTGGGCTGCCGCGTTCCTCGGCGCCGTGGTGGTGCCGATTGTTCACTTCTACGGCCGAAAAGAGTTGTCGCACATACTGTCTACGGCGCGGCCGTGCGTGTTCGTGACCGCCGAGCAGTTCGGTCCGATGTGCTATCAGCCCGACCTGGCCGAAGCGGTCCCGATCGTCGGCGTAGTGGGCCGCGATTTCGACGAGCTGTTGGCCCCTGAACCGATGGCGGGCACGGTCGCCGCCGACCCGGCCGCCCCGGCGGTGATCGCATTTACCTCCGGGACGACCAGTGCTCCCAAGGGGGTCATTCACACTCACCAGACGCTGGGTTGCGAGACCCGCCAGCTCTTCGAGGGATATCCGCCCAACCGCGGACGGCAGTTGACGGCGGCGCCCGTGGGCCATTTCATCGGAATGCTCAGCGCGTTTCTAGTTCCGGTGCTGGAGGGCGCGGCCATCAACCTTTGCGACGCCTGGGAGCCGAACCGTGTGCTGGCACTGATGAAAAGCGACGGTCTGGCAATCGGTGGCGGTCCGCCCTACTTCTTCACCAGCGTGCTCGATCACCCCGACTTCACCGAGGAACACCTGCGCAGCATGCGGACCGCCGGGCTGGGCGGCGCCGCGATCCCCGCCGCGGTGGCTCGCCGGCTTGCCGACAACGGCATCCATGTGTTCCGCTCCTACGGCAGCACCGAGCATCCGTCGGTCACCCTGACACCTCATGACGCACCCGCGGAGAAGCGGCTGTTCACCGACGGGCTGCCGCGGCCTGGTGTGGAAATCCGACTCGCCGAGGACGGCGAGATCATCAGTCGCGGACCCGATCTGTGTCTGGGCTACACCGACGAAACGTTGACTGGGCGGGCCTTCGACGCCGAGGGCTGGTACCGCACCGGCGATGTCGGTGTCCTCGACGATGATGGCTATCTGACCGTTACCGATCGCAAAGCCGACATCATCATCCGCGGCGGCGAGAACATCAGCGCGCTCGAAGTCGAAGAGGTGCTGCTGGCCATGCCGGCGGTCGCTGAAGCGGCAGTGGTCGCTGCTCCCGATGCCCGCCTGGGCGAGCATGCCGCCGCGGTATTGCGGATCAGGCCCGGGTATGCGATGCCGACGCTGGCGGAGATCCGCGAGCACTTCGACCGGATGGGTGTTGCCCGACAGAAATGGCCCGAGGAGCTGCACCAGGTCGACGACTACCCGCGTACCGCCAGCGGCAAGGTCCAGAAGCAACTGGTCCGTGAGGGCATTGCGGTATGCTCTAACCGAGAATATCATTCTCCAAAATAG
- a CDS encoding amidohydrolase family protein: MSMSDLSYPLFDADNHLYETQDALTKYLPKQYRDAIQYVQVNGRTKIAIRGHISDYIPNPTFEVVARPGAMEEYFKHGNPEGKSRREIFGEPMRSIPAFREPGPRLELMDELGVDRSLMFPTLASLVEERMRDDPELIHVVVHALNQWLDEVWGFNYKNRIFTVPVVSLPIVEKAIEELEWVVARGARAILVRPAPVPGYRGPRSFALPEFDPFWQRVVEHDVLVAMHSSDSGYARYTAEWDGTDKEMLPFQTNAFAMLNEWRPVQDAVASWVIHGALFRFPQLKVAVIENGSKWLAPLLDQLADVYKKTPESFLGNPVEEIKNRIHVSPFYEDGVSDLIDLIGVDRVLFGSDYPHPEGLAQPRHFADALQHLDVGDQAKIMGGNLSRLVSV; encoded by the coding sequence ATGTCGATGTCCGACCTGTCGTATCCGCTGTTCGACGCGGACAACCACTTGTACGAAACCCAGGATGCGCTGACCAAATACCTGCCCAAGCAGTACCGCGACGCGATCCAGTACGTGCAGGTGAACGGTCGCACCAAGATCGCGATTCGCGGGCACATCAGCGACTACATCCCCAACCCCACCTTCGAGGTGGTGGCGCGCCCCGGGGCGATGGAGGAGTACTTCAAGCACGGCAATCCCGAAGGCAAGAGCCGGCGCGAGATTTTCGGTGAGCCGATGCGTTCCATTCCGGCGTTTCGTGAGCCGGGCCCGCGGTTGGAGTTGATGGACGAGCTGGGTGTGGACCGCTCGCTGATGTTCCCAACGCTAGCCAGCCTCGTCGAGGAGCGCATGCGTGACGACCCCGAACTCATCCACGTGGTGGTGCATGCGCTGAACCAGTGGCTCGACGAGGTATGGGGCTTCAACTACAAGAACCGGATCTTCACCGTGCCGGTTGTGAGCCTGCCGATCGTCGAGAAGGCTATCGAGGAGCTTGAGTGGGTAGTGGCCCGCGGCGCCCGTGCGATCCTGGTGCGTCCGGCACCGGTGCCCGGGTATCGCGGTCCGCGCTCGTTTGCGTTACCCGAGTTCGACCCGTTTTGGCAGCGGGTGGTCGAGCACGACGTGCTGGTGGCCATGCATTCGTCGGATTCCGGCTATGCCCGATACACGGCCGAATGGGATGGCACCGACAAGGAGATGCTGCCCTTCCAGACCAATGCGTTCGCCATGCTCAACGAGTGGCGCCCGGTTCAGGATGCGGTGGCCTCCTGGGTGATTCACGGGGCTTTGTTCCGGTTCCCGCAGTTGAAAGTCGCGGTGATCGAGAACGGGTCGAAGTGGCTGGCCCCGCTGCTGGATCAGCTGGCCGACGTGTACAAGAAGACGCCGGAAAGCTTCCTGGGCAACCCGGTCGAGGAGATCAAGAACCGCATCCACGTCAGCCCGTTCTACGAGGACGGGGTCAGCGACCTGATCGATCTGATCGGGGTGGATCGGGTGCTGTTCGGGTCGGACTATCCACATCCGGAAGGACTGGCCCAGCCTCGCCACTTCGCCGACGCACTCCAGCACCTGGACGTGGGCGATCAGGCGAAGATCATGGGCGGCAACTTGTCTCGGCTCGTGTCGGTGTGA
- a CDS encoding FadD3 family acyl-CoA ligase, with amino-acid sequence MTWATIPEMVLSAADRFGDAEAVVDGSLRLTFAQLVDRIRCAAGAFAGIGLDKGDRVAIWAPNCAEWIIAAFGLLTAGGVLVPVNTRFQAAEAADIITRSGVKAVLVEKGFLGRDFAVPAGVPAIDLKSDFLTSGSPLEREVSGDDIADVIYTSGTTGRPKGVMMNHAQTLRNYADWCELADLREGDRYLIVNPFFHTFGYKAGCIASLIRGATMIPVAVFEVDRVLELVERERVTMLPGPPTLYHSLLAARGKRDLSSLRAAVTGAADIPVELVRRIRSDLPFQSIMTGYGLTEAGTVTASRRGDSFEDIATTAGRPCDGLEVRIADDGEVLVRGYSVMQGYLDDPVATAEAIDDEDWLHTGDLGNLDEDGRLRIVGRKKDMFIVGGFNAYPAEIEGFLLEHPAVAQAAVIGVPDERLGQVGKAFIVRNAAVEADELLSWCRERMAGFKVPRAVQFVEALPVNATGKVMKDDLR; translated from the coding sequence ATGACCTGGGCGACCATCCCGGAGATGGTCTTGAGTGCGGCCGACCGCTTCGGCGATGCCGAGGCGGTCGTCGACGGTTCGCTGCGGCTGACCTTCGCCCAGCTGGTCGACCGAATCCGCTGCGCCGCAGGGGCGTTCGCGGGTATCGGCCTCGACAAGGGCGACCGAGTGGCCATCTGGGCGCCCAACTGCGCCGAATGGATCATCGCCGCGTTCGGCCTGCTGACAGCCGGTGGTGTGCTGGTCCCGGTCAATACCCGCTTCCAGGCAGCCGAGGCCGCCGACATCATCACCCGCAGCGGTGTCAAGGCTGTCCTCGTCGAAAAGGGCTTTCTCGGTAGGGATTTCGCCGTTCCGGCCGGGGTGCCCGCCATTGACCTGAAATCGGACTTCCTGACCAGCGGCTCGCCCCTGGAACGCGAGGTCAGCGGGGACGACATCGCCGACGTCATCTACACCTCGGGCACTACCGGCCGGCCCAAGGGCGTCATGATGAACCACGCGCAGACGCTGCGGAACTATGCGGATTGGTGCGAGCTGGCCGACCTGCGCGAAGGCGACCGCTATCTGATCGTCAACCCCTTTTTTCACACCTTCGGCTACAAAGCGGGCTGCATCGCCTCCCTGATCCGGGGCGCCACCATGATCCCGGTAGCGGTCTTCGAGGTCGATCGTGTGCTGGAACTCGTTGAACGCGAACGGGTTACGATGCTGCCCGGTCCGCCCACCCTGTATCACTCGCTGCTGGCGGCACGGGGCAAGCGTGATCTGTCGTCGTTGCGGGCGGCGGTGACCGGGGCCGCCGACATCCCGGTGGAGCTCGTTCGCCGAATTCGCAGTGACCTGCCTTTCCAGTCGATCATGACCGGCTACGGATTGACTGAGGCCGGGACGGTCACGGCGTCGCGTCGTGGCGATTCGTTCGAGGACATCGCGACGACCGCCGGCAGGCCGTGCGACGGGCTTGAGGTGCGCATCGCCGACGACGGCGAGGTCCTGGTCCGCGGCTACAGCGTCATGCAGGGCTACCTCGACGACCCGGTGGCTACCGCCGAGGCGATCGACGACGAGGACTGGCTGCATACCGGCGACCTCGGCAACCTGGACGAGGACGGCCGGCTGCGCATCGTCGGGCGGAAGAAGGACATGTTCATCGTGGGCGGCTTCAACGCCTATCCGGCCGAGATCGAGGGTTTCCTGCTTGAGCATCCCGCCGTCGCGCAGGCCGCGGTGATCGGTGTACCGGACGAGCGGCTTGGGCAGGTGGGCAAGGCATTCATCGTGCGAAACGCCGCAGTGGAAGCAGACGAGTTGCTGAGCTGGTGCCGGGAGCGGATGGCGGGATTCAAGGTGCCGCGCGCGGTGCAGTTTGTCGAGGCATTACCCGTCAACGCCACGGGCAAGGTGATGAAAGATGACCTGCGGTAG